A genomic segment from Pseudomonadota bacterium encodes:
- the larB gene encoding nickel pincer cofactor biosynthesis protein LarB, with protein sequence MDRAQLKEILISLQKGCVQVDEVVEMLGHLPFRDLGIAHLDTHRGLRALMGEVVFALGKEVVDLEIILDGLLEHEQNILVTRLDLEKAAVLRRRFPQFEYHAGGRYLFKLARHDCDRGRGTVMIVTAGTSDLRVAYEAEITLRLLGQKSELLVDVGVAGIHRLLAYREKLMAAEVLIVIAGMEGALPSVVAGLVERPVIAVPTSVGYGAAFGGVAALLGMLNSCAGGVGVVNIDNGFGAAYLAGLINRK encoded by the coding sequence ATGGATCGGGCACAGTTAAAGGAAATTCTGATCTCGCTGCAAAAGGGCTGTGTTCAGGTGGATGAGGTGGTTGAAATGCTCGGCCATCTGCCCTTTCGTGATCTTGGCATCGCCCATCTCGATACCCATCGCGGTCTGCGCGCCCTGATGGGGGAGGTGGTCTTTGCCCTGGGCAAGGAGGTCGTCGATCTGGAGATCATTCTGGATGGTCTTCTGGAACATGAGCAGAATATTCTGGTGACTCGTCTGGATCTGGAAAAGGCCGCGGTTTTGCGGCGGCGTTTTCCCCAGTTTGAGTATCATGCCGGGGGCCGCTATCTGTTCAAGCTGGCGCGGCATGATTGCGATCGGGGGCGGGGAACGGTCATGATCGTCACCGCCGGAACCTCGGATCTGCGGGTGGCTTATGAGGCCGAAATCACCCTGCGCCTGCTGGGCCAGAAAAGTGAGCTGCTGGTGGATGTCGGGGTTGCCGGGATTCACCGGTTGTTGGCTTATCGGGAAAAACTCATGGCGGCCGAGGTTCTGATCGTTATCGCCGGAATGGAGGGCGCGCTGCCCAGTGTGGTGGCGGGACTGGTCGAAAGACCGGTGATCGCGGTGCCGACTAGTGTCGGTTACGGCGCGGCCTTTGGCGGAGTGGCAGCCCTGTTGGGCATGCTGAATTCCTGTGCCGGCGGGGTGGGGGTGGTCAACATCGATAACGGTTTCGGCGCCGCCTACCTGGCCGGCCTGATCAACCGTAAATAA
- the ftsY gene encoding signal recognition particle-docking protein FtsY has translation MSIGKTEQKRSDQKSPESETATEAETKRGGLLGRLFGRRKGLEKTRPAPVEEMVAAALPVEQKAVFAENEASLRTQSVAEVAEEEASPALMVAAEQAGPSEPFVAVEAGTGKNRPVRSPASVVGVAEAGTMADETDAMLSGESQDAATRQAGPDAAAVQAADKKERRGFFSRLKDGLAKTRRQFVGTLDNLFYGDKEIDAEFLEELEEILLTSDLGVKTSYRLFSQIEEKISHQELENPAHLRRFLQQEIGSILARAEAPWELSPKPYVIMTIGVNGVGKTTTIGKLAAIFAQQKKKVVLGAADTFRAAAVEQLMVWAERAGVPIVKQSMGADPAAVAFDTVQSAIKRVADVVIIDTAGRLHTKVNLMDELKKIQRVLGKALPGAPHEVLLVLDANTGQNAITQAQMFHQAIGVTGLVMTKLDGTAKGGVIVGVCDELKVPVRYIGIGESLADLRRFDAGDFVEALFDKM, from the coding sequence ATGTCTATAGGTAAAACGGAACAGAAGCGGTCGGATCAGAAAAGCCCGGAGTCGGAAACTGCGACCGAGGCCGAAACTAAGCGCGGTGGTCTTCTCGGTCGGCTTTTCGGACGGCGGAAGGGCCTCGAAAAAACGCGCCCGGCTCCGGTCGAGGAAATGGTTGCGGCGGCTTTGCCGGTAGAACAAAAAGCGGTTTTCGCTGAAAATGAGGCAAGCCTTCGGACTCAATCTGTCGCGGAAGTCGCCGAAGAGGAGGCTTCGCCGGCGTTGATGGTCGCGGCGGAGCAAGCCGGCCCGAGTGAACCCTTTGTGGCCGTCGAAGCCGGGACCGGGAAAAACCGGCCGGTCAGGTCGCCTGCCTCTGTAGTCGGCGTTGCGGAGGCAGGGACAATGGCAGACGAGACCGACGCGATGTTGTCGGGGGAAAGCCAGGACGCCGCAACGCGGCAAGCCGGTCCGGATGCTGCCGCAGTCCAGGCGGCAGACAAAAAGGAACGGCGCGGTTTCTTTTCCCGTTTGAAAGATGGTCTGGCCAAGACCCGCCGCCAGTTTGTCGGAACCCTGGACAACCTTTTTTACGGGGACAAGGAGATTGATGCGGAGTTTCTCGAGGAGCTGGAGGAGATTCTTCTGACTTCCGATCTCGGAGTTAAAACCAGCTATCGGCTCTTTTCCCAGATAGAAGAAAAGATTTCGCACCAGGAGCTTGAAAACCCGGCTCACTTACGTCGTTTTTTGCAGCAGGAGATTGGCAGTATCCTGGCCCGGGCCGAGGCTCCCTGGGAGCTCAGCCCAAAGCCTTATGTGATCATGACGATCGGGGTCAACGGGGTGGGGAAAACCACGACCATCGGCAAACTTGCGGCAATCTTTGCCCAGCAGAAGAAAAAGGTGGTGCTGGGCGCGGCCGATACCTTTCGCGCGGCGGCGGTCGAGCAGCTCATGGTCTGGGCCGAGCGGGCCGGGGTGCCGATTGTCAAACAGAGTATGGGCGCCGATCCGGCGGCCGTGGCCTTCGATACGGTGCAGTCGGCGATTAAGCGCGTGGCCGATGTGGTGATCATCGATACCGCCGGTCGCCTGCACACCAAGGTCAATCTGATGGATGAACTGAAAAAGATTCAGCGGGTTCTGGGTAAAGCCCTGCCGGGAGCGCCTCATGAAGTGCTGCTGGTACTGGACGCCAATACCGGTCAGAACGCGATTACCCAGGCCCAGATGTTTCATCAGGCAATCGGGGTCACCGGGCTGGTGATGACCAAGCTTGACGGCACGGCCAAGGGGGGGGTGATTGTCGGGGTCTGTGACGAGCTCAAGGTTCCGGTGCGTTATATCGGTATTGGGGAAAGCCTCGCGGATTTGCGCCGTTTCGATGCCGGAGATTTCGTTGAAGCGCTTTTTGATAAGATGTGA